A DNA window from Candidatus Poseidoniia archaeon contains the following coding sequences:
- a CDS encoding DNA-directed RNA polymerase subunit A', whose product MIRHMIPKRICSIDFALIGPMEIRNLSTSKVITADTYDDDGFPIPMGLMDMHLGVIEPGLRCKTCNRKLDECPGHFGHIDFAMPVIHSGYSKVIKDVLSSTCSDCSRLLLPQERIDHYTSLLEKIHESEAGTTVTMQEHIRRAIREAVKAKTCPHCTEAQIKLTLDKPTTFREEGRKLTPKEVRSRLEKIPAGDLRTLGFNPETTRPEYMVLTVLPVPPVSVRPSITLESGERSEDDLTHKLVDVLRINQRLRENRDAGAPQLIVEDLWELLQYHVTTYFDNQTAGIPTARHRSGRPLKTIIQRLKGKEGRFRSNLSGKRVNFSARTVITPDPYLSINQVGVPEMAARELTVPVRTNIHNLQFMKWLMKENFDPSDPERYIPGINYMIRPDGRRVKLTDENWEFNLERLEPGFIVERHLMDGDIVLFNRQPSLHRMSMMAHEVRIMKGKTFRINLCVCPPYNADFDGDEMNLHVVQSEEARAEARILMRVQEHIRSPRFGGAVIGAIHDHITGMFLLTHGDASYDRDQTVRILSRIDYHGALPKPAYPKATGGPKWSGRQIFSALLPDDMNLEFNASVYFPERSVEENDDLDTIVEIRNGEMLRGPVDGRSISAFKGIILEEISRLKGPSAAREFIDLVTRLAVGALMETGCTTGIDDEDIPPEAILQIEDAMQGAMKGVNKLVTSYNKGNLESMPGRSLEETLEVEVMKKLGQARDKAGDIAGWHLGMDNFAVIMARSGARGSMLNLSQMAGSIGQQAVRGERISRGYEKRTLSHFNQGDLGAAAKGFVRSSYKHGLSPTEYFFHSMGGREGLVDTAVRTSRSGYMQRRLVNALEDLRVKYDGTVRNTANTVIQFSYGEDAVDPTRSKFGEGIDANDIVEAVAGGGK is encoded by the coding sequence ATGATTCGCCACATGATTCCCAAGCGCATCTGCAGCATCGATTTCGCGCTCATCGGGCCGATGGAAATTCGCAATCTCTCGACCAGCAAGGTCATCACTGCCGACACCTACGATGATGACGGCTTCCCGATTCCGATGGGGCTGATGGACATGCATCTCGGTGTTATCGAGCCGGGACTGCGCTGCAAGACCTGCAACCGCAAGCTGGACGAGTGCCCCGGCCACTTCGGCCATATCGACTTCGCGATGCCGGTCATCCACTCCGGCTACTCCAAGGTCATCAAGGACGTGCTCTCGTCAACCTGTTCCGATTGCAGTCGGCTACTGCTGCCGCAGGAGCGCATCGACCACTACACCTCGCTGCTCGAGAAAATCCACGAGTCAGAGGCGGGAACCACGGTCACGATGCAGGAACACATCCGCCGCGCCATTCGCGAGGCGGTCAAGGCGAAAACGTGCCCGCACTGCACCGAGGCGCAAATCAAGCTCACACTCGACAAGCCGACCACCTTCCGCGAAGAAGGGCGCAAGCTGACTCCCAAGGAAGTGCGCAGCCGGCTCGAGAAAATCCCCGCAGGCGACCTGCGGACGCTCGGCTTCAACCCTGAAACCACGCGCCCCGAATACATGGTGCTCACCGTCCTGCCGGTCCCGCCGGTCTCGGTACGCCCCTCGATTACCCTCGAGAGCGGCGAGCGCTCGGAAGACGACCTGACTCACAAACTGGTCGACGTGCTGCGTATCAACCAGCGGCTGCGTGAGAACCGCGACGCCGGTGCGCCGCAGCTCATCGTCGAGGACCTGTGGGAGCTGCTGCAGTACCACGTCACGACCTATTTCGATAACCAGACTGCCGGCATCCCCACCGCGCGCCACCGCAGTGGGCGGCCGCTGAAGACCATCATCCAGCGGCTGAAGGGAAAGGAGGGGCGCTTCCGCTCCAACCTGAGTGGAAAACGCGTCAACTTCTCGGCGCGCACCGTGATTACTCCGGACCCCTATCTGAGCATCAACCAGGTCGGCGTCCCCGAAATGGCGGCGCGCGAGCTGACCGTCCCGGTCCGCACCAACATCCACAACCTGCAATTCATGAAGTGGCTGATGAAGGAGAACTTCGACCCCAGCGACCCCGAGCGCTACATCCCTGGCATCAATTACATGATTCGCCCCGACGGGCGACGCGTCAAACTCACCGACGAAAACTGGGAGTTCAATCTGGAGCGCCTCGAACCGGGCTTCATCGTCGAGCGCCACCTGATGGATGGCGACATTGTGCTGTTCAACCGGCAGCCGTCGCTGCACCGCATGTCGATGATGGCGCACGAAGTGCGTATCATGAAGGGCAAGACCTTCCGCATCAATCTCTGCGTCTGCCCACCATACAATGCCGACTTCGACGGCGACGAGATGAACCTGCACGTCGTCCAGTCCGAAGAGGCGCGCGCCGAGGCGCGCATCCTGATGCGGGTGCAGGAGCACATCCGCTCACCCCGTTTCGGCGGTGCCGTGATTGGCGCTATCCACGACCACATCACCGGCATGTTCCTGCTGACCCATGGCGACGCGAGCTACGACCGCGACCAGACCGTGCGCATCCTGTCGCGCATCGACTACCACGGCGCACTGCCGAAGCCAGCCTACCCCAAGGCGACCGGCGGCCCCAAGTGGTCGGGACGGCAGATTTTCTCGGCTCTACTACCGGATGACATGAACCTGGAGTTCAACGCCTCAGTCTATTTCCCCGAGCGCAGCGTGGAGGAGAACGACGACCTCGACACGATTGTCGAAATCCGTAACGGCGAGATGCTGCGCGGACCGGTCGATGGTCGCTCCATCTCCGCCTTCAAGGGCATTATCCTCGAGGAGATTTCGCGCCTTAAGGGGCCGAGCGCGGCACGCGAGTTCATTGACCTCGTCACCCGCCTCGCCGTCGGGGCCTTGATGGAGACTGGTTGCACGACCGGGATTGACGACGAAGATATCCCGCCGGAAGCCATCCTGCAGATTGAGGACGCCATGCAGGGCGCCATGAAGGGCGTCAACAAACTGGTCACCTCCTACAACAAGGGCAACCTCGAGAGCATGCCGGGACGCAGCCTCGAGGAGACGCTCGAAGTCGAGGTTATGAAGAAACTGGGACAGGCGCGCGACAAGGCAGGCGACATCGCCGGCTGGCACCTCGGTATGGACAATTTCGCCGTCATCATGGCGCGCTCCGGCGCGCGCGGCAGCATGCTCAACCTGTCACAGATGGCGGGCAGCATCGGCCAGCAGGCGGTTCGAGGCGAGCGGATTTCGCGCGGCTACGAGAAGCGCACTCTTTCGCACTTCAACCAGGGTGACCTGGGTGCTGCGGCGAAGGGATTCGTCCGCTCCAGCTACAAGCATGGACTGAGTCCGACCGAGTATTTCTTCCACTCCATGGGTGGCCGCGAGGGGCTGGTCGATACGGCCGTGCGCACCTCGCGTAGCGGCTACATGCAGCGGCGGCTGGTCAACGCGCTGGAGGATTTGCGCGTCAAGTATGATGGTACTGTCCGCAACACGGCTAACACCGTCATCCAGTTCAGCTACGGTGAGGACGCTGTCGACCCGACCCGCTCCAAGTTCGGGGAAGGAATTGACGCCAACGACATCGTCGAGGCAGTCGCCGGGGGAGGCAAGTAA
- a CDS encoding DNA-directed RNA polymerase subunit B codes for MNMRPLIKSFFRGKSTAGPSAAMVNHQLGSFNDFLPHLDNSAPWMQRVVDNITVGADESMRGSIRLELGDLDVVVKLGDVRVGRPMIYEANGSQSDSIPMMSRLRNLTYAAPILLRFTVIEEEIEIEDIEEEIGLMPIMVKSSLCNLHRNSVYIQEKYEIESTPTDAEYRTILQQEQEDPEDPGGYFIVNGTERVLVCLEDLAPNRVMVERNARYQRQTELAKVFSQREGFRALTVVEKKKDGILQVSIPVASGQVPLVVLMMALGMESADEIMSAINADDTTQNQVLANIEEIHQSESVFTTEEALQYLERRFAAGQSKEYRRKRINYIIDNTLLPHLSTSQEVRGKKALFLGRMAREVLELATGSRKPDDKDHYANKRLKLAGNLMEELFRTGLQALLNDMKYQMERNYAKRKDNRVHNAVRRDVLTNKIMHAMATGNWTGGRAGVSQLLDRTCNMATLSHLRRVISPLTRSQPHFEARDLHSTQFGRLCPNETPEGQNCGLVKNLALMVDVSENLPDGEILGTLRDLDVQPLEKFKESWGKVYFNGDLAGCHAAPKDLVLKIRQLRREAHIRHTVNVRYDDSLDDVIINSDPGRIRRPLLVVDRNNKLRVTDKDIENAGTEKVVWNDLLERGLIEYIDAEEEENCLIALNADDLKRNRKTHAYTHMEVDPMVILGVATSNVPFPEHNSSPRCTMGAGMSKQSLGMGQSNYRLRPDTRGHLMHYPQQPMVQTEAMRYNTLRVRPAGQNMVVAVMSYHGYNMEDALIFNRGSIDRGLGRSSFMRSYISEERRYPGGQEDRFVIPGPDVRGARSEEAYFNLEEDGLIYPEVDLRGREVLIGKTSPPRFLAEPTDFLTPQKVRESSLTVRHGEKGTVDSVMLSETESGSRIARIRVRDQRVPELGDKFASRHGQKGVIGHMVPPEGMPFTATGIVPDLIINPHAIPSRMTVAHVLEMVGGKLGAMRGSLIDGSAFSGEKEDDLRGELAGLGFKHTGRESLYDGQTGRRIDADIFIGVIYYQKLHHMVSGKLHARSRGPVQLLTRQPTEGRARMGGLRFGEMERDCLIGHGAAMVIKDRLLDESDKTLQYVDSRSGHISYMDRRGVLTSPMGDNTAIYPVTMSYAFKLLLEELKSLGIAARLRLEDLS; via the coding sequence ATGAACATGCGGCCGCTAATCAAATCATTTTTCCGTGGCAAGAGCACTGCGGGACCGAGCGCGGCGATGGTGAATCACCAGCTCGGCTCATTCAATGACTTCCTGCCACACCTCGACAATAGCGCACCGTGGATGCAGCGAGTTGTCGACAACATCACCGTCGGCGCTGACGAGAGCATGCGCGGTTCCATCCGGCTCGAGCTGGGCGACCTGGACGTGGTTGTCAAGCTGGGTGACGTCCGCGTCGGGCGACCAATGATCTACGAGGCTAACGGCTCGCAGTCAGACTCCATCCCGATGATGTCGCGGCTGCGTAACCTCACCTACGCTGCACCCATCCTGCTGCGTTTCACGGTTATCGAAGAGGAAATCGAGATAGAGGATATTGAGGAAGAAATCGGGCTGATGCCGATTATGGTCAAGTCCTCGCTCTGCAACCTGCACCGCAATTCGGTTTACATTCAGGAAAAATACGAAATCGAGTCCACCCCCACGGACGCCGAATATCGCACCATCCTCCAGCAGGAGCAGGAGGACCCAGAGGATCCCGGCGGCTATTTCATCGTTAACGGCACCGAGCGCGTGCTCGTTTGCCTCGAGGACCTGGCGCCCAACCGGGTGATGGTCGAGCGCAATGCGCGCTACCAGCGGCAGACCGAACTCGCCAAGGTCTTCTCGCAGCGAGAGGGCTTCCGTGCCCTTACTGTAGTTGAGAAGAAGAAGGACGGCATCCTGCAGGTTTCGATTCCGGTCGCCTCGGGACAGGTCCCCCTGGTGGTGCTGATGATGGCGCTCGGGATGGAGTCCGCTGACGAAATCATGTCAGCCATCAACGCCGATGACACCACCCAGAATCAGGTACTGGCCAACATCGAGGAGATTCACCAGAGCGAATCGGTCTTCACGACTGAAGAGGCGCTACAGTATCTGGAGCGCCGTTTTGCCGCCGGCCAGTCGAAGGAGTACCGGCGCAAGCGCATCAACTACATCATCGACAATACCCTGTTGCCGCATCTCTCGACCAGTCAGGAAGTGCGCGGCAAGAAGGCGCTTTTCCTCGGCCGGATGGCGCGAGAGGTGCTCGAGCTGGCGACCGGCAGTCGCAAGCCGGACGACAAGGACCATTACGCCAACAAGCGGCTCAAGCTGGCAGGCAACCTGATGGAGGAGCTGTTCCGCACGGGTCTGCAGGCACTGCTCAACGATATGAAATACCAGATGGAGCGCAATTACGCTAAACGTAAGGATAACCGGGTTCACAACGCCGTACGGCGTGACGTGCTCACCAACAAGATTATGCACGCCATGGCGACCGGAAACTGGACAGGCGGCCGCGCCGGCGTGTCGCAGCTGCTCGACCGCACCTGCAATATGGCGACCCTGTCGCACCTGCGCCGCGTGATTTCACCGCTGACCCGCAGCCAGCCGCACTTCGAGGCGCGCGACCTGCACTCGACCCAGTTCGGGCGGCTCTGTCCCAACGAGACGCCGGAAGGACAGAACTGCGGACTGGTCAAGAACCTGGCCCTGATGGTTGACGTTTCCGAAAACCTGCCCGATGGTGAGATTCTCGGCACACTGCGCGACCTGGACGTTCAGCCTCTCGAAAAATTTAAGGAGAGCTGGGGCAAGGTCTACTTCAACGGTGACCTAGCTGGCTGCCATGCAGCTCCAAAGGACCTCGTCCTCAAGATTCGGCAGCTGCGGCGCGAGGCGCACATCCGCCATACGGTGAACGTGCGCTACGATGATTCTCTCGACGATGTGATTATAAACAGCGACCCGGGACGCATCCGCCGTCCGCTGCTGGTGGTAGACCGTAACAACAAACTACGCGTAACCGACAAGGATATTGAGAATGCCGGCACGGAGAAGGTGGTCTGGAACGACCTGCTGGAGCGCGGGCTCATCGAGTATATCGATGCCGAAGAGGAGGAAAACTGCCTGATTGCGCTTAACGCCGATGACCTGAAGCGTAACCGCAAGACCCACGCCTACACTCACATGGAGGTGGATCCGATGGTTATCCTCGGCGTCGCGACCTCGAACGTCCCGTTCCCCGAGCACAACTCGTCGCCGCGCTGTACGATGGGCGCCGGCATGTCGAAGCAGTCGCTCGGGATGGGGCAGTCCAACTACCGGCTGCGTCCCGACACGCGCGGCCACCTGATGCACTACCCGCAGCAGCCGATGGTCCAGACCGAGGCGATGCGCTACAATACCCTGCGAGTCCGACCCGCAGGGCAGAACATGGTCGTGGCGGTGATGAGCTACCACGGCTACAACATGGAGGACGCGCTGATTTTCAACCGCGGCTCAATTGACCGTGGCCTCGGTCGCTCCAGTTTCATGCGCTCCTACATCTCCGAAGAGCGACGCTACCCCGGCGGTCAGGAGGACCGCTTCGTGATTCCCGGCCCCGACGTACGTGGTGCGCGCTCCGAAGAGGCGTACTTCAACCTCGAGGAGGACGGGCTGATTTACCCCGAAGTCGACCTGCGCGGGCGCGAGGTGCTGATTGGCAAGACCAGCCCGCCCCGTTTCCTCGCCGAGCCGACTGATTTCCTGACTCCGCAGAAAGTGCGCGAATCGTCACTGACGGTACGCCATGGCGAGAAGGGGACTGTCGATTCAGTGATGCTCTCCGAGACTGAGAGCGGTTCGCGCATCGCACGTATCCGCGTGCGCGACCAGCGCGTCCCGGAGCTGGGCGACAAATTCGCCAGCCGGCACGGGCAGAAGGGAGTCATCGGCCATATGGTGCCGCCGGAGGGGATGCCCTTCACCGCCACCGGTATCGTCCCGGACCTTATTATCAACCCGCACGCGATTCCGAGCCGCATGACTGTCGCCCACGTGTTGGAGATGGTAGGTGGCAAGCTGGGCGCCATGCGGGGCAGCCTCATCGATGGTAGCGCCTTTTCAGGTGAGAAGGAGGATGACCTGCGCGGCGAACTGGCTGGTCTCGGCTTCAAGCACACTGGCCGTGAATCGCTCTACGACGGACAAACCGGCCGCCGCATCGACGCCGACATCTTCATCGGCGTCATCTACTACCAGAAGTTGCACCACATGGTCAGCGGCAAACTGCACGCCCGCTCACGAGGGCCGGTGCAACTGCTGACGCGGCAGCCGACCGAGGGGCGCGCCCGCATGGGCGGTCTGCGGTTCGGTGAGATGGAGCGCGACTGCCTTATCGGTCACGGAGCGGCGATGGTCATCAAGGACCGGCTGCTCGACGAGAGTGACAAAACGTTGCAGTATGTCGACAGCCGTTCAGGGCACATTTCCTACATGGACCGGCGCGGCGTGTTGACCTCACCCATGGGCGACAACACCGCCATCTATCCCGTGACGATGTCATATGCGTTCAAGCTACTGCTTGAGGAGCTGAAGTCTCTGGGTATCGCGGCGCGATTGCGGCTGGAGGACCTCTCATGA
- a CDS encoding DNA-directed RNA polymerase subunit H gives MVPGHRKLEAGEAKSALGELNVRAEQLPRILLSDPAVQAIDEEIQTGDVIEVSRNNGRAGINLAYRLVVAE, from the coding sequence ATGGTACCGGGACATCGAAAACTCGAAGCTGGAGAGGCAAAGAGTGCGCTCGGTGAGCTGAATGTCAGGGCGGAGCAGCTGCCGCGCATCCTGCTCTCTGACCCCGCTGTCCAGGCCATAGATGAAGAAATCCAGACAGGCGACGTCATCGAAGTTTCGCGCAATAACGGACGCGCCGGGATTAACCTGGCGTACCGGCTGGTGGTGGCAGAATGA
- the glpX gene encoding class II fructose-bisphosphatase, translating to MGSVTSLAPEFLRATEAAAIAAGSMRGCGDNKRADAAAVAAMRAVFDTIAFDGRVAIGEGERDEAPMLWIGEPLGSRQGDPAAIAVDIAVDPLECTNNCARDDPDALAVLAAAPRGALLHAPDCYMNKIAGPAELAGHVSLDAPVIDNLRATAEVLGKPLSEVRVIVLERPRHDQLMAEIRAAGAQLQLIGDGDIAGALRAATGEADLLLGIGAAPEGVITATALRGLGGFFEGRLHFHKPEFRARAVEMLGDDVDRLWQRDELCTSDDAVFVATGVCDGWLPGPVAGEGGTTTTSRVISVADGRDEIIRHEHAPAS from the coding sequence GTGGGGTCCGTTACAAGCTTGGCACCTGAGTTCCTGCGCGCGACCGAGGCAGCCGCCATCGCCGCCGGTAGCATGCGCGGCTGCGGGGATAACAAAAGGGCTGACGCCGCGGCGGTAGCCGCAATGCGCGCGGTCTTCGACACTATCGCCTTCGACGGCCGTGTCGCCATTGGTGAGGGCGAGCGCGACGAGGCGCCGATGCTCTGGATTGGCGAGCCGCTCGGTTCACGGCAGGGCGACCCCGCGGCGATAGCGGTCGATATTGCGGTTGACCCGCTCGAGTGTACTAACAACTGCGCGCGCGACGACCCCGACGCGCTCGCCGTGCTGGCGGCGGCACCGCGCGGCGCGCTCCTGCATGCCCCGGACTGCTACATGAACAAGATTGCCGGCCCGGCGGAGCTGGCCGGCCACGTTAGCCTTGACGCGCCAGTCATCGACAACCTGCGCGCAACAGCCGAAGTGCTGGGGAAGCCGCTCTCCGAAGTGAGGGTCATCGTGCTAGAGCGGCCGCGCCACGACCAGCTCATGGCCGAAATCCGCGCAGCCGGCGCACAGCTGCAACTCATCGGCGACGGCGACATTGCCGGCGCACTGCGCGCTGCGACCGGCGAAGCCGACCTGCTGCTCGGCATCGGCGCCGCGCCCGAAGGCGTCATCACCGCTACTGCGCTGCGCGGGCTCGGCGGTTTCTTCGAGGGGCGGCTCCATTTCCACAAGCCGGAATTCCGCGCCCGCGCGGTCGAGATGCTCGGCGACGACGTCGACCGGCTCTGGCAGCGCGACGAGCTCTGCACTTCGGACGATGCGGTATTCGTCGCGACCGGCGTCTGCGACGGCTGGCTGCCCGGCCCCGTGGCGGGCGAAGGCGGGACGACCACCACCAGCCGCGTCATCTCGGTCGCCGACGGCCGCGACGAAATAATCCGTCACGAGCACGCGCCAGCCTCTTAA
- a CDS encoding fructose-bisphosphate aldolase class I, whose product MDRAALEATARALAAPGKGILAADESTPTMGKRLAQLGLPNEPGLRREFRETLFTAPEMEQYISGVILFDETLRQAASDDRGMAEILESQGVIPGIKVDGGAHPMEGAPGEKLTAGLDGLAERCAEYHALGARFDKWRAVITIGEGLPTSSCVQANADALADYARISQDAGLVPIVEPEVLMDGSHTIGRCYEISECTLDKVFTALADRGVHLPGILLKPNMVISASDAANRAGVDEVASETLRCLKATVPVEVPGIMFLSGGQSEVEATAHLNAMNAMGGGPWELSFSYGRALQQSALQAWGGATANCAAAQAAFVQRARLNGAARYGRYAAEMEA is encoded by the coding sequence ATGGACAGGGCAGCACTCGAAGCGACCGCCCGCGCGCTGGCGGCGCCCGGCAAGGGCATTCTGGCGGCGGACGAATCCACTCCCACGATGGGCAAGCGGCTGGCGCAGCTAGGGCTGCCCAACGAGCCCGGATTGCGGCGCGAGTTCCGCGAGACACTCTTCACCGCGCCGGAGATGGAGCAGTACATCTCGGGCGTCATCCTGTTCGACGAGACGCTGCGCCAGGCGGCGAGCGACGACCGTGGCATGGCCGAAATCCTCGAGTCGCAGGGCGTCATCCCCGGCATCAAGGTTGACGGCGGTGCGCACCCGATGGAGGGCGCGCCGGGCGAGAAGCTGACGGCGGGGCTCGACGGCCTCGCCGAGCGGTGCGCTGAGTATCATGCGCTGGGCGCCCGTTTCGACAAGTGGCGCGCCGTGATTACCATCGGCGAAGGGCTGCCGACCAGCTCCTGCGTGCAGGCCAACGCCGACGCGCTGGCTGACTACGCGCGCATCTCGCAGGACGCCGGGCTGGTGCCGATTGTTGAGCCGGAGGTGCTGATGGACGGCAGCCACACCATCGGCCGCTGCTACGAAATCAGCGAGTGCACGCTCGACAAGGTTTTCACGGCGCTCGCGGACCGCGGCGTGCACTTGCCGGGCATCCTGCTGAAGCCCAACATGGTCATCTCCGCCAGCGACGCCGCGAACCGCGCCGGGGTCGACGAGGTCGCCAGCGAAACGCTGCGCTGCCTGAAGGCGACCGTGCCGGTCGAGGTACCGGGCATCATGTTCCTCTCCGGCGGCCAGTCGGAGGTCGAGGCGACGGCGCACCTGAACGCGATGAACGCCATGGGCGGCGGACCCTGGGAGCTCTCGTTCTCCTACGGCCGCGCGCTGCAGCAGTCGGCGCTGCAGGCGTGGGGCGGCGCGACGGCCAATTGCGCTGCGGCGCAGGCGGCGTTCGTGCAGCGCGCGCGGCTCAACGGAGCCGCGCGCTACGGTCGCTACGCGGCGGAGATGGAAGCTTAA